In one Flavobacteriales bacterium genomic region, the following are encoded:
- a CDS encoding efflux RND transporter periplasmic adaptor subunit, with protein sequence MKRIAFIFSLLALAACSTPAPEAATAEHAHDHAHADEVVLDSAQQATLGITTIRPERRSMEGTVKLTGRVTTSPVSKAQLTSPIGAKVVAVLVDEGAHVRKGQPLVALSDMAFIKMQEEYVAVSAQAERADAELRRQRTLLAGEATAQKQLEQAEADFKVMQARRESLGHQLTTLGVDLKKLIASGLEDRFTLRSPIDGRVNGIRIFLDARVEPTTVLLEVIDLHHFHVHLNAYERDLALLTEGVLFDFQVLNMPGKRFKGELFSIGRTFDADGRSIPVHAHVEEGSEQLIEGMSVVAFVPTGAAEQLVVPDAALQRSGDKGFLFLLMEREPGRTVFQRIEVVPGVSRDGYAAVSPLEPLPQHAEFAADKVYYLWSMLENEGGHEH encoded by the coding sequence ATGAAGCGCATCGCATTCATCTTTTCCCTTCTCGCACTGGCCGCATGCTCCACGCCCGCGCCGGAGGCGGCCACTGCCGAACACGCGCACGACCATGCGCATGCCGATGAAGTGGTGCTGGACAGCGCCCAGCAGGCCACCCTCGGCATCACCACCATACGGCCGGAGCGCCGCAGCATGGAGGGCACGGTGAAGCTCACCGGGCGTGTCACCACCTCGCCCGTGAGCAAGGCCCAGCTCACCAGCCCCATCGGCGCCAAGGTGGTGGCCGTGCTGGTGGACGAAGGCGCGCACGTGCGCAAGGGCCAACCCTTGGTGGCCCTCAGCGACATGGCTTTCATCAAGATGCAGGAGGAGTATGTGGCCGTGAGCGCCCAGGCCGAGCGCGCCGATGCCGAACTGCGCCGCCAGCGCACCCTGCTGGCCGGGGAGGCCACCGCGCAGAAGCAGCTGGAGCAGGCGGAGGCGGACTTCAAGGTGATGCAGGCCCGCAGGGAGTCGCTTGGGCACCAGCTCACCACGCTGGGCGTGGACCTGAAGAAGCTGATCGCCTCTGGCTTGGAGGACCGCTTCACCCTGCGCAGCCCCATCGATGGCCGCGTGAACGGCATCCGCATCTTCCTCGATGCTCGCGTGGAGCCCACCACCGTGTTGCTGGAGGTGATCGACCTGCACCACTTCCACGTGCACCTCAACGCCTACGAACGCGACCTGGCGCTGCTGACGGAAGGGGTGCTCTTCGACTTCCAGGTGCTGAACATGCCGGGCAAGCGGTTCAAGGGCGAACTCTTCAGCATCGGTCGCACCTTCGATGCCGATGGCCGCAGCATCCCCGTGCATGCGCACGTGGAGGAGGGCAGCGAGCAGCTCATCGAGGGCATGAGCGTGGTGGCCTTCGTGCCCACGGGCGCCGCCGAGCAGCTGGTGGTGCCCGATGCGGCCCTGCAGCGCAGCGGCGACAAGGGATTTCTCTTCCTGCTGATGGAGAGGGAGCCAGGCCGCACTGTCTTCCAGCGCATCGAGGTGGTGCCCGGCGTGAGCCGCGATGGGTACGCGGCGGTCTCGCCGTTGGAACCCTTGCCGCAGCATGCGGAATTCGCGGCTGACAAGGTGTACTACCTGTGGAGCATGCTGGAGAATGAGGGCGGGCATGAGCATTGA
- a CDS encoding DUF167 domain-containing protein yields the protein MPDWIAEQEGAIILSVHAQPGAKRTEVAGVHGDALRIRLAAPPVDGQANEALITFLAGAFGVPKRQVDLLSGHASRSKRVRVNGATKRPDRQW from the coding sequence ATGCCGGATTGGATTGCCGAGCAAGAGGGGGCCATCATCCTCTCCGTGCATGCGCAGCCGGGCGCCAAGCGCACCGAGGTGGCCGGCGTGCACGGCGATGCCTTGAGGATCCGTCTCGCCGCGCCGCCCGTGGATGGCCAGGCCAACGAGGCGCTCATCACCTTCCTGGCCGGGGCCTTCGGGGTGCCCAAGCGGCAGGTGGATTTGCTCAGCGGGCACGCGAGCCGGAGCAAACGGGTGCGGGTGAATGGCGCCACCAAGCGCCCCGATCGACAGTGGTGA
- a CDS encoding cytochrome c: MKTNLIAGGLLMAVISLLSACGGGADNANAGPPGAAGSPPGAAAPGKSEAGLFTAADITLGDIDQGMVEKGRSTYDVKCQACHSTGPNRVVGPGWKGITERRQPEWIMNMILNIDAMLESDPEAQKALEECLVRMPNQGLSKEEGREVLEFMRTL; encoded by the coding sequence ATGAAGACGAACCTGATCGCTGGCGGCCTGCTGATGGCTGTCATTTCCCTGCTCTCCGCCTGCGGTGGCGGTGCCGATAATGCCAATGCCGGCCCTCCGGGCGCAGCCGGATCCCCTCCGGGCGCAGCGGCCCCGGGAAAGAGCGAGGCGGGGCTGTTCACCGCTGCGGACATCACCTTGGGTGATATCGACCAGGGCATGGTGGAGAAGGGCCGCTCCACATACGATGTGAAGTGCCAGGCCTGCCACAGCACAGGTCCGAACCGCGTGGTCGGGCCGGGCTGGAAGGGCATCACCGAGCGCCGCCAGCCGGAGTGGATCATGAACATGATCCTGAACATCGATGCGATGCTCGAGAGCGATCCGGAGGCCCAGAAGGCCTTGGAGGAGTGCCTCGTCCGCATGCCCAACCAAGGCCTTTCCAAGGAGGAAGGCCGCGAGGTGCTCGAATTCATGCGCACGCTCTGA
- the nosZ gene encoding Sec-dependent nitrous-oxide reductase produces MPGCKPNTTKTMVTGDAASKVYVKPGTHDEFYNFVSGGFSGQLAVYGLPSGRLFREIPVFSVDPESGYGYSEETKGMLMTSYGFIPWDDSHHPELSQSNGVPDGKWCFINGNNTPRIALVDLGTFRTKSIIEIPNSAGNHSSPFTTGNSEYVVAGTRFSVPMGDDASRDVSIKTYKENFKGNVSFIHPDPESGRMSIAFQIATPGVNFDLSHAGKGPSEGWFFFSCYNTEQAYSLLEVNASQRDKDFIMAVNWKLAEQLAKDGKGKRVPGKHYSNWWNEETHSAETTVYEDVLQLDPKDHPGLLYFMPCPKSPHGCDVDPTGKYIVGSGKLAALIPVFSFEKIQQAIAANDVEGDFGGIPVLKYESVLHGEVKKPGLGPLHTEFDANGNAYTSFFVSSEIVKWNVEKLEVVDRVPTYYSIGHLCVPGGDSKQPWGKYVIAYNKITKDRYLPTGPELTQSAQLYSIEGDKMELLLDFPTTGEPHYAQAIPAELVKPREVKFFKIEENKHPFVAKGEKETRVERRGKEVHVWMTTIRSHFAPDNIEGVKLGDEVYFHVTNLEQDWDVPHGFAIKGAANAELLIMPGETQTLKWIPTRVGVWPMYCTDFCSALHQEMQGYVRVSPANSNVPLEAYTLSVDAEL; encoded by the coding sequence ATGCCGGGTTGCAAGCCCAACACCACCAAGACCATGGTCACCGGCGATGCCGCGAGCAAGGTCTATGTGAAGCCCGGAACCCACGACGAGTTCTACAACTTCGTCAGCGGCGGCTTCAGCGGGCAACTGGCCGTGTACGGCCTGCCCAGCGGCCGCCTGTTCCGCGAGATCCCTGTGTTCAGCGTGGATCCCGAGAGCGGCTATGGCTACAGCGAGGAGACCAAGGGCATGCTGATGACCAGCTACGGCTTCATCCCTTGGGATGACAGCCACCACCCCGAGCTCTCGCAGAGCAACGGCGTTCCCGATGGCAAATGGTGCTTCATCAACGGCAACAACACGCCGCGCATCGCCTTGGTGGACCTCGGGACCTTCCGTACGAAGAGCATCATCGAGATCCCGAACAGCGCGGGCAACCACAGCTCACCATTCACCACGGGCAACAGCGAGTACGTGGTGGCCGGCACCCGCTTCAGCGTGCCCATGGGCGACGATGCTTCCCGCGATGTGTCCATCAAGACCTACAAGGAGAACTTCAAGGGCAACGTGAGCTTCATCCACCCCGATCCCGAGTCGGGCAGGATGAGCATCGCCTTCCAGATCGCCACCCCGGGCGTGAACTTCGACCTGAGCCACGCCGGCAAAGGCCCCAGCGAAGGCTGGTTCTTCTTCAGCTGCTACAACACCGAGCAGGCCTACAGCCTGTTGGAGGTGAACGCCAGCCAGCGCGACAAGGACTTCATCATGGCCGTGAACTGGAAGCTGGCCGAGCAACTGGCCAAGGACGGCAAGGGCAAGCGCGTGCCCGGCAAGCACTACAGCAATTGGTGGAACGAGGAAACGCACAGCGCCGAGACGACGGTTTACGAGGACGTCCTGCAACTGGACCCCAAGGACCACCCCGGCCTGCTCTACTTCATGCCCTGCCCCAAGAGCCCGCACGGCTGTGACGTGGACCCCACGGGCAAGTACATCGTGGGCAGCGGCAAGCTGGCCGCGCTCATCCCCGTGTTCAGCTTCGAGAAGATCCAGCAGGCCATCGCCGCCAATGATGTGGAAGGCGACTTCGGCGGCATCCCGGTGCTGAAGTACGAGAGCGTGCTGCATGGCGAGGTGAAGAAGCCCGGTCTCGGGCCCCTGCACACCGAGTTCGACGCGAACGGGAATGCCTACACCAGCTTCTTCGTGAGCAGCGAGATCGTGAAGTGGAACGTGGAGAAACTGGAGGTGGTGGACCGCGTACCCACCTACTACAGCATCGGCCACCTGTGCGTGCCAGGCGGCGACAGCAAGCAGCCCTGGGGCAAGTATGTGATCGCCTACAACAAGATCACCAAGGACCGCTACCTGCCCACCGGCCCGGAGCTGACGCAGAGCGCCCAGCTGTACAGCATCGAGGGCGACAAGATGGAGCTGCTGCTGGACTTCCCCACCACGGGTGAGCCCCACTACGCACAGGCCATCCCAGCCGAGCTGGTGAAGCCGCGCGAGGTGAAGTTCTTCAAGATCGAGGAGAACAAGCACCCCTTCGTGGCCAAGGGCGAGAAGGAGACCCGCGTGGAGCGCCGCGGCAAGGAGGTGCACGTGTGGATGACCACCATCCGCTCGCACTTCGCCCCCGACAACATCGAAGGCGTGAAGCTCGGCGACGAGGTGTACTTCCACGTGACGAACCTGGAGCAGGATTGGGACGTGCCGCATGGCTTCGCCATCAAGGGTGCCGCCAATGCCGAATTGCTGATCATGCCGGGTGAGACCCAGACGCTGAAGTGGATCCCGACGCGCGTGGGCGTGTGGCCGATGTACTGCACGGACTTCTGCTCGGCCCTCCACCAGGAGATGCAGGGCTATGTGCGCGTATCGCCCGCCAACAGCAACGTGCCCCTGGAGGCCTACACGCTGAGCGTGGACGCCGAACTTTGA
- a CDS encoding nitrous oxide reductase accessory protein NosL yields MRLRSGSLSLLLLLLTFWSCGQQPPRIDFGKAECAHCRMNVVDDKFGAAIITMKGRQYVFDDIACMVHFVAKGTVAEDQVAGWYVCDHAHPGALIDATTARYLHGPSFRSPMRGDVAAFATDGDRDRAAAGQDAHPLDWAGARALLEE; encoded by the coding sequence ATGAGGCTGCGGTCGGGTTCGCTTTCCTTGCTCCTGCTGCTGCTGACCTTTTGGTCATGCGGCCAGCAGCCTCCGCGCATCGATTTCGGGAAGGCCGAATGCGCCCATTGCCGGATGAATGTCGTGGACGATAAGTTCGGTGCGGCCATCATCACGATGAAGGGCCGGCAATACGTCTTCGATGACATCGCGTGCATGGTGCATTTCGTGGCCAAGGGCACAGTGGCCGAGGACCAGGTGGCCGGCTGGTACGTCTGCGACCATGCTCATCCGGGTGCGCTGATCGATGCCACCACGGCGCGCTACCTGCACGGGCCGTCTTTCCGCAGCCCCATGCGGGGTGATGTGGCGGCTTTCGCAACCGATGGCGACCGGGACAGGGCCGCCGCCGGACAGGATGCACACCCCTTGGACTGGGCCGGTGCCCGTGCGCTGCTGGAAGAGTGA